The genomic stretch GTATTGGCACTCTTCAGGTTCAAGCCACTGGCCAACGACACTAGAGCCTGGACTCTGGAGATATTCTGGTTGGGCTGGAAAGTACCATCGGGATAGCCAGAGATAAAGCCCTGTTGGGAAGCATTCCGAATCGCCTGGAGCCCCCAGTAGTTGGGAGCCAGGTCTTTGAAGCTACCTGGGGGACGACTGGCCGGGATATTGCTGAAGGCCTTGCTGACAATGATGGCATACTGGACACGGGTCACCGGCTCTTCAGGCCGGAAGGTGCCATCGGGGAAACCTGTGATAATCCCTCGGCTGGCTAAGGTTTCAATGTAGTTCCTGGCCCAGTGGTTAGTAGTATCGGCAAAGGTGGCCAGATCAGGCAACTTGATCCCAGCCACGATCGTATCTGTGGTCAGGTAAACATGCCCCAGCACTTTATCCTTAAACACACGCTTAGTTAACCGCCAGCCCGGAACCAGGTTAATTTTGACAAATTGGCCTGCCGGAGGCAGACCGTTGGTGCGGCCCAGCAGCAACACCGGTGCTTTGCGATCGCCCCCCACATTTGTCCCAATCAAAAGCAGTTCATTATTCTGCCGGACAATGCTGAGCGCATACATGAGCCCTAAATCTCTCCCCGCCATCCGAATCGAGTACCCGTTGCTATCCGTACTCCGAGAACAGATGCGGGTAAAATCAAATTGCAGTAGCAAAGGGTCCACAATAACTGGATTGGAACCACTCTCAGCCCAGCAGTTTTTCTGAAAAGATAACTGTTCAACAATCAATAATTGATAGTTACCGGTGTTCCCGATCGGGGAGGCAATGAGAACAAACTTACTGGAATCAACTTCTTCCTGGCCAAAAAATTGAGCAACCGCAGCGCCAGAGGGCTGCCATCTGCCTGCGAGGTCCAGAGAAGGTAGAGGCCAATTGAGCGTGAGCGCCAGGGCAGCGGAGGTAAGTCCAAGGTTGAGTAGGTGCCGTTTCATGGTGGTTATATCCAAGGAAAGCAGGAAGGCTAGGGCAGCCACTAGATAGGATAGCGCCTGACGTTCCTGAATCGGGGGCCATGCAACAATCTTGCAACTGTTCATCAGTAACGACCTGCTGCAATAGCTATTGTTCCCAGCGTTTTTTATGGGTGAAGCTTGACTGAAAGTGTAAAATCTTCGAGAGAGACTGGGCAATCTATGAGCATCAGTAACCAGGACACTCACAGGAAAGTTCAACCCTCTCGTCAGGACGCATCCCCTTCCGACCTTAGTTGACCGGCCCCAGTTTAACCATTCCCTTTTGAGTTGAGTCGGAGGCAAGGCTCTTGCAGTTGTATCCCTATCTGCTCACTTAGCCTGGGTTGCTATTCCCGATTCTGGAGTCTCGACATGGAGTCTCAACATATGGATCAGAACCGACGAGAATTGCGTCGTGCCGCCGCAAGAGCATTTCTTGATTCCCTGGATGCCTTACAGGAAACCCTGGATCTCACAGAACTGGAGACGGCTGAATTGTCATCCAGCGGGACACCGCATCGTCCAGCCGCACCATTGCCGCCGCCAGCAGAGGCTGGTGGCAAAGCAGAAGCGACTGATCAACCCCCCGTTACCGCTCCCCAACCTGGTAACCCGGAAGTCAAAAAAAAACCGCTGCCTCAGAATACTTCCAATGCGTTGAATCTGGATGACCTGGAACAGGCGATCGCCGATATTGACCAATTCATGCAGGCGCGCAATTCCCAGGGGCAGGGTTAAACCCTCGTTGTCGTTGCACCTCGTAGAGAATCAGAGCCGCTGCGATCGTCACATTTAAAGACTCCACCCCCGGACTCAGGGGAATCCTCACAGGTCGATCGGCCAGAGCCACCACTTCCGGCAACAAACCGGCTCCCTCATTGCCCAGAACGATCAAGGTTGGGGGACGTAGATCGACCTGCCAATAGGTGAGATCAGCCGTAGGGACAGTGGCAAGCACCTGGAACCCCTGCCCCCGACTGTGCTGCAGGGTCATCCGTAGATCTGGACTAACCGCCATGGGGAGACGAAACCATTGTCCGGCAGAGGCCCGCATGACTTTAGGATGATCCAGGTCCACGCTATCGTGGCTGAGCCAGAGCCCCTCTGCACCGGCTGCCGCTGCTGTGCGGATGATACCTCCCAGATTACCCGGATCTTGAATCGTGGCCAGAGCCAGCCCCAAAGTTGTGATCGGTAGCTGCCTTAGAGGTGGCTGCCGCTCTGCTATGGCCAGGATGCCATCCGGCTCAACCGTTGTCGCGATCGCCTTCATCACCGCTGGACTCACCCGTTCTGATCTCGGGGTCTGCTGACAGAGTTGGGCCCAAATCTCGGGATGGCGGCCCTGCCAGGACTCGGTGCTGCAGACCGTGTGCAGTGGATAGCCCGCAGCCAAAGCCTCCTGAATTAAATGGGTTCCTTCCAGGAGAAACATCTGCTGCTCATGGCGGGCTCTAGCCTGGTGCAATTTTCGAATTTGCTTGACCAGAGAATTTTGCAGACTGGTGAGCATTGATTAAACTTTTAGTATAAAGATGAATTTTTGATAAGAAAACCTAACGATAATGTCATTACCCTCGAT from Leptolyngbya sp. 'hensonii' encodes the following:
- a CDS encoding RNA methyltransferase, encoding MLTSLQNSLVKQIRKLHQARARHEQQMFLLEGTHLIQEALAAGYPLHTVCSTESWQGRHPEIWAQLCQQTPRSERVSPAVMKAIATTVEPDGILAIAERQPPLRQLPITTLGLALATIQDPGNLGGIIRTAAAAGAEGLWLSHDSVDLDHPKVMRASAGQWFRLPMAVSPDLRMTLQHSRGQGFQVLATVPTADLTYWQVDLRPPTLIVLGNEGAGLLPEVVALADRPVRIPLSPGVESLNVTIAAALILYEVQRQRGFNPAPGNCAPA
- a CDS encoding DUF3747 domain-containing protein → MNSCKIVAWPPIQERQALSYLVAALAFLLSLDITTMKRHLLNLGLTSAALALTLNWPLPSLDLAGRWQPSGAAVAQFFGQEEVDSSKFVLIASPIGNTGNYQLLIVEQLSFQKNCWAESGSNPVIVDPLLLQFDFTRICSRSTDSNGYSIRMAGRDLGLMYALSIVRQNNELLLIGTNVGGDRKAPVLLLGRTNGLPPAGQFVKINLVPGWRLTKRVFKDKVLGHVYLTTDTIVAGIKLPDLATFADTTNHWARNYIETLASRGIITGFPDGTFRPEEPVTRVQYAIIVSKAFSNIPASRPPGSFKDLAPNYWGLQAIRNASQQGFISGYPDGTFQPNQNISRVQALVSLASGLNLKSANTSLLNYYQDVAQIPAYAASAIAATTERQIVVNYPEVRQLNPNRPATRAEVAAFVYQALASTGRVQAVASPYVVLVNP